A genomic region of Bactrocera dorsalis isolate Fly_Bdor chromosome 3, ASM2337382v1, whole genome shotgun sequence contains the following coding sequences:
- the LOC105228088 gene encoding protein 5NUC isoform X1 has product MAKIILYLLVLCVVLMRQSRANPIGGKALVATEFMVLHNNDMHARFEQTNVNGGKCLQADADSNKCYGGFARVAHEVRKYREEANNGGTPVIYLNAGDTYTGTPWFTIFKDNISAAFLNKLQPDAISLGNHEFDEKIEGLLPFLEKVQFPVLTCNLDLSKTPELSAAKNLMNSTVLEVNGTKVGLIGYLTPDTKFLITPNTLEFKDEIECINEEAAKLKAQGINILFALGHSGYQTDQRIAANCPEIDLVIGGHSHTFLYTGNAPDVEPIEGPYPTIVKQSSGKEVPVVQAYAYTKYLGKLHLQFDKDGNLIKIDGTPILLNADVPRESDILQLLDVYRPNITDLENTIVGHTKVQLDGRSTVCRSVECNLGNLVADSMIYARVIEDQGGAFWTDAPIAIMNGGGIRSGIDKRSDGSITENDVITVLPFNNNLYVISISGKRLRESLELSAKKRTQDSNGGFLQFSGLHVTYDYRNEEGSRVTSVEVRCGECDMPDYEPLDDSKTYKIISTAFLVNGGDEYKLVENGTEPILMKWSDDEALVEYLKHRDFIYPELEGRIEVIESSTSGASNAKSIISLTLASLIMFFLRAIH; this is encoded by the exons ATggccaaaataattttatacttgtTGGTGCTCTGTGTCGTGTTAATGCGCCAGTCACGTGCCAATCCGATCGGTGGAAAAGCGCTTGTGGCTACTGAGTTTATGGTGTTGCACAACAATGACATGCATGCACGCTTCGAACAAACGAACGTAAATGGCGGCAAGTGTTTGCAGGCGGATGCCGATTCCAATAAATGCTACGGCGGATTCGCGCGAGTTGCACATGA AGTGCGAAAATATCGTGAAGAGGCGAATAACGGCGGCACACCTGTGATATATTTGAATGCTGGAGACACATACACCGGTACGCCATGGTTCACTATTTTCAAGGACAATATTAGTGCAGCATTCCTGAATAAATTGCAACCAGATGCAATT TCACTGGGCAATCATGAGTTTGACGAAAAAATTGAAGGTCTCTTGCCATTCCTGGAAAAAGTTCAATTCCCCGTTTTGACTTGCAACTTGGATTTAAGTAAGACGCCCGAATTGAGTGCGGCCAAGAATTTAATGAACTCAACTGTCCTCGAAGTTAACGGTACAAAAGTTGGTCTAATTGGTTATCTGACACCCGATAccaagtttttaataacaccAAACACCCTTGAATTTAAAGACGAAATTGAATGCATTAA TGAGGAGGCTGCGAAGTTGAAAGCACAAGGTATAAACATATTATTCGCATTGGGTCATTCAGGCTATCAAACTGACCAGAGGATAGCGGCTAATTGTCCAGAAATTGATCTGGTTATTGGCG GTCATTCGCACACATTTCTATATACCGGGAACGCGCCCGATGTGGAACCTATTGAGGGCCCCTATCCGACAATTGTGAAGCAGAGCAGCGGCAAAGAAGTGCCAGTTGTGCAAGCATATGcctatacaaaatatttaggaAAACTGCATTTACAG TTCGATAAAGACGGaaatctgatcaaaattgatgGCACGCCAATTTTGTTGAACGCTGATGTGCCACGAGAAAGCGATATTCTACAATTACTTGATGTGTATCGTCCAAACATTACTGATCTGGAGAATACAATTGTAGGCCACACAAAGGTGCAATTAGATGGTCGTTCGACTGTGTGTCGCAGTGTGGAATGTAATTTGGGCAATTTAGTTGCTGACTCAATGATTTATGCTCGGGTTATTGAAGACCAAGGTGGTGCTTTCTGGACTGATGCACCAATTGCAATTATGAATGGCGGAG gTATACGTTCCGGAATCGATAAGCGCTCGGATGGTTCAATTACAGAAAATGATGTTATAACTGTTCTGCCGTTTAATAACAATTTGTATGTGATTAGTATATCTGGGAAACGACTACGCGAAAGCCTCGAATTGTCGGCCAAAAAACGCACTCAAGATTCTAATGGCGGTTTTCTACAATTTTCTGGTTTACATGTCACATACGATTACCGCAATGAAGAGGGTAGTCGGGTTACTTCGGTGGAAGTACGTTGTGGTGAATGTGATATGCCAGATTACGAACCGTTAGACGATTCCAAAACATATAAGATTATATCTACCGCATTCTTGGTAAATGGTGGAGATGAATACAAATTGGTTGAGAATGGTACAGAACCCATATTGATGAAATGGAGTGATGATGAAGCGTTAGTTGAATATTTAAAACATCGTGATTTCATATATCCTGAATTGGAAGGTCGAATTGAGGTTATTGAGTCAAGCACCTCCGGCGCATCGAATGCCAAATCCATTATAAGCCTAACTCTTGCCAgtttaataatgttttttcttcGAGCTATCCATTAG
- the LOC105228088 gene encoding protein 5NUC isoform X2, which translates to MKAQLERRLSKEMAKIILYLLVLCVVLMRQSRANPIGGKALVATEFMVLHNNDMHARFEQTNVNGGKCLQADADSNKCYGGFARVAHEVRKYREEANNGGTPVIYLNAGDTYTGTPWFTIFKDNISAAFLNKLQPDAISLGNHEFDEKIEGLLPFLEKVQFPVLTCNLDLSKTPELSAAKNLMNSTVLEVNGTKVGLIGYLTPDTKFLITPNTLEFKDEIECINEEAAKLKAQGINILFALGHSGYQTDQRIAANCPEIDLVIGGHSHTFLYTGNAPDVEPIEGPYPTIVKQSSGKEVPVVQAYAYTKYLGKLHLQFDKDGNLIKIDGTPILLNADVPRESDILQLLDVYRPNITDLENTIVGHTKVQLDGRSTVCRSVECNLGNLVADSMIYARVIEDQGGAFWTDAPIAIMNGGGIRSGIDKRSDGSITENDVITVLPFNNNLYVISISGKRLRESLELSAKKRTQDSNGGFLQFSGLHVTYDYRNEEGSRVTSVEVRCGECDMPDYEPLDDSKTYKIISTAFLVNGGDEYKLVENGTEPILMKWSDDEALVEYLKHRDFIYPELEGRIEVIESSTSGASNAKSIISLTLASLIMFFLRAIH; encoded by the exons ATGAAGGCGCAGTTGGAAAGACg ACTTAGCAAAGAAATggccaaaataattttatacttgtTGGTGCTCTGTGTCGTGTTAATGCGCCAGTCACGTGCCAATCCGATCGGTGGAAAAGCGCTTGTGGCTACTGAGTTTATGGTGTTGCACAACAATGACATGCATGCACGCTTCGAACAAACGAACGTAAATGGCGGCAAGTGTTTGCAGGCGGATGCCGATTCCAATAAATGCTACGGCGGATTCGCGCGAGTTGCACATGA AGTGCGAAAATATCGTGAAGAGGCGAATAACGGCGGCACACCTGTGATATATTTGAATGCTGGAGACACATACACCGGTACGCCATGGTTCACTATTTTCAAGGACAATATTAGTGCAGCATTCCTGAATAAATTGCAACCAGATGCAATT TCACTGGGCAATCATGAGTTTGACGAAAAAATTGAAGGTCTCTTGCCATTCCTGGAAAAAGTTCAATTCCCCGTTTTGACTTGCAACTTGGATTTAAGTAAGACGCCCGAATTGAGTGCGGCCAAGAATTTAATGAACTCAACTGTCCTCGAAGTTAACGGTACAAAAGTTGGTCTAATTGGTTATCTGACACCCGATAccaagtttttaataacaccAAACACCCTTGAATTTAAAGACGAAATTGAATGCATTAA TGAGGAGGCTGCGAAGTTGAAAGCACAAGGTATAAACATATTATTCGCATTGGGTCATTCAGGCTATCAAACTGACCAGAGGATAGCGGCTAATTGTCCAGAAATTGATCTGGTTATTGGCG GTCATTCGCACACATTTCTATATACCGGGAACGCGCCCGATGTGGAACCTATTGAGGGCCCCTATCCGACAATTGTGAAGCAGAGCAGCGGCAAAGAAGTGCCAGTTGTGCAAGCATATGcctatacaaaatatttaggaAAACTGCATTTACAG TTCGATAAAGACGGaaatctgatcaaaattgatgGCACGCCAATTTTGTTGAACGCTGATGTGCCACGAGAAAGCGATATTCTACAATTACTTGATGTGTATCGTCCAAACATTACTGATCTGGAGAATACAATTGTAGGCCACACAAAGGTGCAATTAGATGGTCGTTCGACTGTGTGTCGCAGTGTGGAATGTAATTTGGGCAATTTAGTTGCTGACTCAATGATTTATGCTCGGGTTATTGAAGACCAAGGTGGTGCTTTCTGGACTGATGCACCAATTGCAATTATGAATGGCGGAG gTATACGTTCCGGAATCGATAAGCGCTCGGATGGTTCAATTACAGAAAATGATGTTATAACTGTTCTGCCGTTTAATAACAATTTGTATGTGATTAGTATATCTGGGAAACGACTACGCGAAAGCCTCGAATTGTCGGCCAAAAAACGCACTCAAGATTCTAATGGCGGTTTTCTACAATTTTCTGGTTTACATGTCACATACGATTACCGCAATGAAGAGGGTAGTCGGGTTACTTCGGTGGAAGTACGTTGTGGTGAATGTGATATGCCAGATTACGAACCGTTAGACGATTCCAAAACATATAAGATTATATCTACCGCATTCTTGGTAAATGGTGGAGATGAATACAAATTGGTTGAGAATGGTACAGAACCCATATTGATGAAATGGAGTGATGATGAAGCGTTAGTTGAATATTTAAAACATCGTGATTTCATATATCCTGAATTGGAAGGTCGAATTGAGGTTATTGAGTCAAGCACCTCCGGCGCATCGAATGCCAAATCCATTATAAGCCTAACTCTTGCCAgtttaataatgttttttcttcGAGCTATCCATTAG